In the Brevundimonas sp. LM2 genome, CCGGACGCAGCCGGTTGAGCCGAATCTGCGAACACGCTTACCGTCGCCTTAAGGCTGCCGAGTCGCGGCCGACCTCCTGCGAGATCGAGTTTTCCTGATGGATGCTGTTGGACAAGACGTCGACGTCCCGTTTGACCCCCTCGACGTTGTCGAACATGTCCTGAATGCCGAGAACCTGCCGTTCGACCGGACGGACGACGGCGATCTGGCCTTCGCCCTCGCCGGGGACTGGAAGGACTATGAGCTGTGGTTCGCCTGGCGGCCCGAGGGCGACTGCCTTCAGCTATGCTGCGCCCTCGATCTGCGCGCCGCCAAGTCGCGCCGCACCGCGGCCTATGAACTGGTGTCGATGGTCAACCAGCGCACCTGGATGGGGCATTTCGAGGTCTGGGCCGAGGACGGCGAGATCGTCTTCCGCCACTCACTCGCCTTGCCGCTGGGCGAGCGCCCGACCCTGGCCCAGGCCGCGTCCATGATCGACGCGGCGATCGAGGCGGCGGACCGTTATTATCCCGCCTTCGACTTCATGATCCGCGGCAACAAGAAGCCCCAGGACGCGATCGACTCCTGCCTGTTCGAGACCGTCGGCACGGCCTGACGTGGTCCTCGGCGCGGTCACCCTTCTCGGTCACGGCCGGCTCGGGTCGGCCATGGCCGAGGGCTGGCGGCTGACGGGGACCGCCCCCGACCTGACGATCCTGACCCGGGCGGACCAGCCCGTCGTTCCAGCGGGCACGGCCGCCCTCGTGATCGCGGTCAAGCCGTCGACCTGGCGCCAGGCGCTCGCGCCGCTTCTGTCCACCCTTCCGCCGGCGACCGTCGTGGTGTCCGTCATGGCGGGCATCCGGGGCGAGGACATCGCCGCCGCCGTCCCGGGGCGCCCGGTGGTCCGCGTCATGCCCACGACCGCCGTGGCCCAGGCCCAGGGCGTGGCGGCGATCTGGTCGGCGGATCCCGCCGCCCGCGCCCTGGCCCACGCCCTGTTCGATCCGGTCGCGGACGCCGTCGATCTTGAGGGCGAGGCGCTCATCGATGCGGCCACAGCCGTCTCCGGCTGCGCTCCGGCCTTCTTCTATGCCCTGGCCCAGGCGCTGGCGGTGGCCGGAGCCGATGCGGGCTTGCCGCTGGATACCGCCATCCGCCTCACGCGCGGCGCTCTTCGCTCAGCGGGGGCGGGGGCCGTCACCGAGACCGCGCTCGATGCCCTGATCGACCGCATCGCCTCGCCCGGCGGCGTGACCCGCGCGGGGCTCGAGGCCCTGGACCCCGATCTGAACACGGCAGCCCGCGCCGCGGTCGCCGCGGCGGTCGCACGGTCGAAGGGGTTAGCGGGACACCAGCCGGCCTGAGGCCAGGTTGCTGGCCAGCCGGCTATAGGCGCGATCGGCGTCCTGCCAGGTGCCGAAGCCGTAGACGTCCGCCAGGCTGGTGGAATAGCGGGAATAGCGAACCGGCAGCCGCTGCCCGTCGACGGTGACGACCTCGCCCTCGATCGTGGCTCCGCCGATCGAGATGCTGTCGAAGACCGAGAGACCGGGCCGATTTCCGACCTGTTCGAAGGTCGGGCGATTGGGCTTGAGGTCGGTCAGCACCAGATTGACCTGCGCCCCTTCCAGACCGCCCCGGCGGGCCAGTTCGCGGGACACGACGGTGGTCAGCCGCTCGACCTGAAGGTCCACGTCGCGTTGCCCCAGACCCTCTGCCGCCTCGACCAGGTCCCCGCCGACGGTCACATTGACCTGTGGCGTCTGGGCGGAGGCCGGCGAAACCGCCAGTCCGAAGGCGAGGGCGAAGGGGGTAATCGAGACAAGGCGGCGCATGACCATCTCCTGAACGGTGTGTCTCGAAGATGCGCTCGGCGCGGCCTCTTCGCCAGTCTCCGCGCCGAAATGTGATCGGCCCTCAGCCCGGCAGCCGGATCAGCGCCCGCAGTCCGCCCAGCTCGCTGCGGGCCAGGGTGATGTCGCCCCCGTGTCCCCGGGCCACGTCGCGCGCGATGGCCAGCCCGAGCCCGACGCCCTTGCGGTTCTGATTGCGGCTGGCGTCCAGGCGGCTGAAGGGCCGAAAGGCCTCTTCGTGCATGTCGTCGGGAATGCCGGGTCCGTCATCCTCGACCGCGATCTCGAACCCGCCGGAGGTCAGGGCTCGCGCCGTCAGCCGTACGTGCTCGCCATGGGCCGCCGCATTGCCCGCCAGATTGGTCAGGGCCCGCTTGAAGGCCATGGGGCGCAACGAGGCGGTCAGGGTGTCGGGGGCGGCGATCTCGACCTCGGCTCCGGCGCGCTTCACGTCCTCGCCCGCCGCCTTCAGCAGGGCCGCCACATCGACGGCCTGGGTCGGCTCGCCCGCCTCGCCCTTGGCGAAGGCCAGGTATTCGTCGATCATATGCTCCATCTCGTCCAGATCGCCCTTCATGGCGCTCGAGCGTTTGAAGGCCGGGGCCAGGGCCAGTTCCAGCCGCAGTCGGGTCAGGGGCGTGCGCAGGTCGTGGCTGACCGAGGCCAGCAGGGCGGTGCGCTGCTCGATATGGCGCTGGATCCGGTCCCGCATGGCCAGGAAGGCGACGGCCGCCTGCCGGACCTCCTTGGCCCCATGCGGCTTGAACCGCGGGGACATCTCGCCGCGTCCGAAGGCCTCGGCCGCCTCCGCCAGCCGCTCGATGGCCCGGACCTGATTGCGGATGAACAGGATGGCCACGCCCATCAGCAGCACCGTCGCCACCATCAGCCACAGCACGAAGATATGGGCCTGGGTCGCCACCGCCCGCTCGCGCGGGGCGATGATCCGCATGACCCCGTCGGGCTGCTGCACCTGGATGTCGACATAGGCAGGATAGCGGGTGGTATTGAACCAGAACGGCTGATCCAGCCGGCTCGCCAGCGCGCCTTCCAGCGCCCGGTCAATCACGCCGATGGGGCCCCGTCGCGCCGGGCCGGGCAGGGTGGCGCCCGGGCGCATGGCGATGGACAGTTGCATCGACCGCTCGCCCTGGTCGGCGATGGCCGCCAGATTGGCCGGCGTGGGATCCTCGCGATAGCTTTCAGCCGCCCAGGCCACGTCGCCGGCCAGGCCCTCCGACAGCCGGGCCGTGACCGTCTGCCAGTGCAGGTCGAAGAAGGCCCAGGTCACCGCCCCCTGCATGATCAGGATGGGCAGCACGATGATCAGCAGCGACCGGCCCCACAGCGTCGTCGGCAGCCGCCGCTTCAGCACGCGCGCGATGACGGGGAAGGGGATCAGCCGCATGGCGTCAGTCCGGGGCCAGCATATAGCCGATGCCGCGCACGGTCTGCAGATAGCGCGGGTTCTTCGGGTCCGCCTCCAGCTTGCGCCGCAGCCGGGTCACCTGAACATCGACGGCGCGGCCGGTGATGTCGGCCGTGTCGGGCGACAGGTCCATCCGCTCGACCGGGGCATGGGCGTGCAGGGCCAGGGTTTTCAGCAACTGCCCCTCGGCCTCCGTCAGCCGCATCGGCTGCCCATCCCGCGTCAGTTCCAGCCGCTCCAGATCGAACATGGCGGTACCCAGGCGGATCTCGCGCGGCATGATCGGCTTGACCCCGGTCCGCCTCAGGATGGCGTCGATGCGCAGGCTCAATTCCTTGGGATCGAAGGGCTTGCCCATATAGTCGTCGGCCCCGCGCGACAGGCCGTCGATCCGGTCGGCTGCCTCGCCCCGCGCGGTCAGCAGCAACACCGGCGTCTTCGACAGCTGCGCCTTGGACCGCACCCAGGTGGTCAGCTCCAGCCCGCTCTCGCCCGGCATCATCACGTCCAGCACCACCAGATCGAACTCGATCAGCTCCATCAGCCGCCGCGCCGCGGCGGCGTGGGCGGCCCCGGTGACGCGATAGCCTTCGCGCGCCAGGTATTCCTTCAGCAGTTCGCGAATCCGGTCGTCGTCGTCGACGATCAGCAGATGGCGACCCACGCCCGCCCCGGCGACCGGCCCCGAACGACCCGCACTCATGCCTCTGCTCCCACGATTCCACGCGCCCCGGCGTTGACCTCAGGCCTTTGGGACGTTCTAACCGGGAAATCTACGCAGGAGACGTTGTTCAATGGCCTTGGTTCCTTTCGACGATCGTGACGGCTGGATCTGGATGGATGGCGATTTCGTGCCCTGGCGGGAAGCGAAAACGCACGTTCTGACCCATGCCCTGCACTACGGCTCGTCGGTGTTCGAGGGTGAGCGTATGTATGGCGGCGAAATCTTCAAGCTGACCCAGCACTCCGAACGTCTGGCGCGGTCGGCGGAACTGCTGGACTTCTCCCTGCCGTACAGCGTGGCCGAGATCGACGCGGCCTGCAAGGAAACCTGCGCCCGCATGGGCATGGAGGACGCCTATGTCCGCCCCGTCGCCTACCTCGGGCCCGAACAGGTCAGTGTCTCGGCCCTGAACAACAAGGTCCACGTCGCCATCGCCGTGTGGGACTGGCCCAGCTATTTCGACCCCGAGGTCAAAAAGAAGGGCATCAAGCTGGAATGGGCCAAATGGCGCCGCCCCGATCCCGCGACCGCCCCGACCACGGCCAAGGCCGCCGGCCTGTACATGATCTGCACCATGTCAAAGAACGCGGCCGAGCGGCGTGGCTTCTCCGACGCCATGATGCTGGACTGGCGCGGCTATGTCGCCGAGGCCACCGGGGCGAACGTCTTCTTCGTCCAGGACGGGGTGATCCACACCCCCGACGTGACCCACATCCTGAACGGCATCACCCGCCAGACAGTCATCGACATCGCCCAGGCCAAGGGCATCGAGGTCGTCGTGCGCCACATCCGTCCGGAAGAGCTGTCGACCTTCAGCGAGTGCTTCCTGACCGGCTCGGCCGCCGAGGTCACGCCGGTCCAGTCGATCGGCGAGTACAGCTTCACGCCGGGCGACCTGTCGCTGACCCTGATGGACGACTACGGCAAACTGGTGCGGCGCCAGTCCTGAGCTGGACGCTGACACCGCTTGAGGCGACGCGGTCCCGTTCGGTCCTGCTGGACGGGCACCGCGCGCATCTGGACGGCCTGGCGGACGCCCACCGCCTGCGACGCCTCGCCCCGCGGGCGGGGCGCGACTTCGCCTCCAACGACTATCTGGGCCTGGCCGCGTCGCCCGCATTGCGCAATGCCGTGGCCGAGGCCCTGGCGCGCGGCGTGCCGGTCGGGTCGGGCGGCTCGCGTCTGCTGCGCGGTAATCACCCGGAGCATGAGGCGCTGGAAGCGGAGGCCGCCGCCGTCTTCGGCAGCGCCGCCGCCCTGTATTTCTCGTCCGGCTATGCGGCCAATGCGGCGTTGCTGGCGACCCTGCCGCAGCGGGGCGATCTGATCGTCCACGACGCCCTGATCCACGCCAGCGCCCATGAGGGCATGCGGCTCGGCCGCGCGGAAGCCGTGTCGGTCCCCCACAACGACGCCGATGCCTTCGAGGTCGTCATCCTGCAATGGCGCGCGCGCGGGGGCGTCGGTCGCGTCTGGATCGCGGTCGAGAGCCTGTATTCGATGGACGGCGATCGCGCGCCGTTGGCCGACCTGGCCGTCCTCGCCGACCGCCACGACGCCTTCCTGCTGATCGACGAGGCCCATGCGACGGGGGTGTTCGGCCCCGGCGGACGCGGTCTGGCGGCAGGCCTCGAGGGGCGGGAGAACATCATCACCCTGCGCACCTGCGGCAAGGCCCTGGGCTGCGAGGGGGCCCTGGTCTGCGCCGACCGGACGGTGATCGACTTCCTGATCAACCGGGGCCGGGGCTTCATCTTCTCGACCGCCCCGTCGCCGCTGATGGCCGCCACCTGCCGCGCGGCCCTGACCCTGATGCAGGACGAGACTCGTCAGGCGCGCCAGGCGACGCTGATGGCCGAGGCGGGGGGCCTTCTCGCCGACCGGCTGGGCATCGCCCCGACCGGATCGCAGATCATCCCGGTCGTGCTGGGCGACGACGGTCGCACCATGGCGGTGGCGCAGGCGCTTCAGGCCCGGGGTTTCGACGTGCGCGGCATCCGTCCGCCGACCGTCCCGGCGGGCACCGCGCGGCTGCGGCTGTCCCTGACGCTGAACGTGGAGATGGCCGACGTGGAAGCGCTTGTTGAGGCGATGCAGCCCTTGCTGGAGCTCGCGACATGAGCCGGTTCGTCGTCACCGGCACCAACACCGACATCGGCAAGACCGTCTTAGCCGCCGCCCTGACCCAGGCGCTCGACGGCTGCTACTGGAAGCCGGTGCAGGCGGGGCTGGAGGACGGCACCGACGCCCAGCGCGTCGCGGCCCTGACCGGCCTGCCCGACGACCGTATCCTGCCCGAGGCCTGGCGGCTGCGGACCCCGGCCTCGCCACATCATGCCGCCGATCTGGAGGGCGTCCGCATAGACGCCGACGCCCTGATCCTGCCCGCCTGCGACCGCCCCCTGGTGATCGAGGGGGCGGGCGGGGCGCTGGTGCCGCTGAACGACGAGGTCCTGTTCGCCGACGTTTTCGCCCGCTGGGGCCTGCCGGTGGTGGTCTGCGCCTCGACCGCGCTGGGGACCATCAACCACAGCCTGATGACGCTGGAGGTTCTACGCGGGCGCGGCGCGCCGGTCCTGGGCGTCGCCTTCATCGGTGCCGCGAACGACAGTTCGGAAGAGGCCATCGTCCGCTTCGGTCGGGTCAAGCGGCTGGGGCGGCTGCCCTGGCTCGAGAGCCTGACGCCGGAGACGCTTCGCACCGGCTTCGCCTCCGGGTTCGACGTCGGCGATTTCGCATGAGCCCGGTCTGGCATCCCTTCACCCAGCACGGCCTGAAAGAGCCGATCCCCGAGGTGATGCGCACCGAGGGCGCCTGCCTGCACACCGCCGACGGCCGCCGCGTGATCGACGCCATCTCCAGCTGGTGGGTCATCACCCACGGCCACAGCCATCCGCGTCTGCAGGCCGCGATCCGCTCGGCCAGCGAACGCTTCGACCAGATCATCTTCGCCGGCTGGACCCATGAACCGGCCGAGACCCTGGCGCGCGGCCTGGTCGAGATCACCCCCGAGCCCCTGAAGCACGTCTTCTATTCCGACAGCGGATCGACGGCCGTGGAGGTGGCGCTGAAGATGGCGCTGGGCTTTTGGGCCAATATCGGCCAGCCCCGTCACCGCATCGTGGTGATGCAGCACAGCTATCACGGCGACACGATAGGCACGATGTCGGTGGGCGAGCGCGGGGTGTTCAACCAGGCCTATGCCCCCCTGCTGTTCGACGTGGCGACCGTTCCGTTCCCAGCTGCAGGGGCCGAACAGGCCAGCCTCGACGCCCTGGACGCCTTGTGCCGACAGGAGCTCCGGCCGGCCGCCTTCATCGTCGAGCCCCTGATCCTCGGGGCCGGCGGCATGCTGATCTATGCCGCCGAGACCCTGCGGGCCTATGCCGAGATCTGCGCCCGTCACGGGGTGCTGTTCATCGCCGACGAGGTCATGACCGGCTGGGGGCGAACCGGTACCCTGCTGGCCTGCGACCAGGCCGGGGTGTCGCCCGATATCCTGTGCCTGTCCAAGGGCCTGACCGGCGGGGCCCTGCCCCTGGCCGCGACCCTGGCCACCGCCCCGATCTTCGAAGCCCATCGCTCGACCGACCGGGCGCGCATGTTCTTTCACTCGTCCAGCTACACCGCCAATCCCCTTGCCTGCGCCGTGGCGGCCGAGAACCTGGCGATCTGGTGCGAGGAGCCGGTGCTGGCGCGTGTCGCGGCGCTCGGCGCGGCGCAGCAGGCGGGGCTGGACCGCATCGCCGACCATCCCGCCCTGTCGAACCCGCGCCGCCTGGGGACCATCGCGGCGGTCGATTTCGACGAGGCGCGCGGCGGCTATCTGTCCGGTCGGGGGCCGTGGCTGAAGGCCTTCTTCGCCGAGCGCGACCTGCTGCTCCGCCCCCTCGGCGACACCGTCTATGTGATGCCGCCCTACTGTATCGACGCCGCCGACCTGGACCGTGTCTGGCAGGCCATTGCCGAGGCCGCCGACGCCATCGATGCGCAGGGCACCGCTTAAGGGGCTTGCAGCCCGCGCCGCAGTCGCGTTCAAGCGACACCGCAGGTCCGCCCGGAATGGACCCGGGAGAGACCACCACCGATGTTCAGCACACTGAACCTCCAGAGCCTGCTCGGCCTCGTCGTTATCGTCGCCGTCTGTTGGCTGGTGTCCGAGAATCGGGCCCGGTTTCCCTGGCGGCTGACCCTGGGCGCGATCGGGGTTCAGGCCCTGCTGGTGCTGGCCTTGTTCGCCATTCCCGGATCGCAGGGCGTGCTGGCGGCGGTGACCGGCGCGGTCGACGGCCTGGCCCTGGCCACGGCCGAGGGCACCAAGTTCGTGTTCGGCTATCTGGCCGGCGGGGCCCAGCCCTATGCCGTGACCAATGAGGGCGGCCTGTTTACCTTCGCCTTCTACGTCCTGCCGCTGATCCTGGTGATCTCCGCCCTGTCGGCCCTGCTGTGGCACTGGCGCATCCTGAAGTGGATCACGCTGGGCTTCGGCTTTCTGTTCCAGAAGACCATGGGGCTGGGCGGCGCCTCGGCCCTCGCGGTGGCCGCCAACATCTTCCTCGGCATGATCGAAAGCCCGATCGTCATCCGCGCCTATCTGGACAAGCTGACCCGGTCGGAGATCTTTCTGATGATGGTCGTGGGCCTG is a window encoding:
- a CDS encoding YbjN domain-containing protein, whose amino-acid sequence is MDAVGQDVDVPFDPLDVVEHVLNAENLPFDRTDDGDLAFALAGDWKDYELWFAWRPEGDCLQLCCALDLRAAKSRRTAAYELVSMVNQRTWMGHFEVWAEDGEIVFRHSLALPLGERPTLAQAASMIDAAIEAADRYYPAFDFMIRGNKKPQDAIDSCLFETVGTA
- a CDS encoding pyrroline-5-carboxylate reductase — encoded protein: MVLGAVTLLGHGRLGSAMAEGWRLTGTAPDLTILTRADQPVVPAGTAALVIAVKPSTWRQALAPLLSTLPPATVVVSVMAGIRGEDIAAAVPGRPVVRVMPTTAVAQAQGVAAIWSADPAARALAHALFDPVADAVDLEGEALIDAATAVSGCAPAFFYALAQALAVAGADAGLPLDTAIRLTRGALRSAGAGAVTETALDALIDRIASPGGVTRAGLEALDPDLNTAARAAVAAAVARSKGLAGHQPA
- a CDS encoding ATP-binding protein: MRLIPFPVIARVLKRRLPTTLWGRSLLIIVLPILIMQGAVTWAFFDLHWQTVTARLSEGLAGDVAWAAESYREDPTPANLAAIADQGERSMQLSIAMRPGATLPGPARRGPIGVIDRALEGALASRLDQPFWFNTTRYPAYVDIQVQQPDGVMRIIAPRERAVATQAHIFVLWLMVATVLLMGVAILFIRNQVRAIERLAEAAEAFGRGEMSPRFKPHGAKEVRQAAVAFLAMRDRIQRHIEQRTALLASVSHDLRTPLTRLRLELALAPAFKRSSAMKGDLDEMEHMIDEYLAFAKGEAGEPTQAVDVAALLKAAGEDVKRAGAEVEIAAPDTLTASLRPMAFKRALTNLAGNAAAHGEHVRLTARALTSGGFEIAVEDDGPGIPDDMHEEAFRPFSRLDASRNQNRKGVGLGLAIARDVARGHGGDITLARSELGGLRALIRLPG
- a CDS encoding response regulator is translated as MSAGRSGPVAGAGVGRHLLIVDDDDRIRELLKEYLAREGYRVTGAAHAAAARRLMELIEFDLVVLDVMMPGESGLELTTWVRSKAQLSKTPVLLLTARGEAADRIDGLSRGADDYMGKPFDPKELSLRIDAILRRTGVKPIMPREIRLGTAMFDLERLELTRDGQPMRLTEAEGQLLKTLALHAHAPVERMDLSPDTADITGRAVDVQVTRLRRKLEADPKNPRYLQTVRGIGYMLAPD
- a CDS encoding branched-chain amino acid aminotransferase — protein: MALVPFDDRDGWIWMDGDFVPWREAKTHVLTHALHYGSSVFEGERMYGGEIFKLTQHSERLARSAELLDFSLPYSVAEIDAACKETCARMGMEDAYVRPVAYLGPEQVSVSALNNKVHVAIAVWDWPSYFDPEVKKKGIKLEWAKWRRPDPATAPTTAKAAGLYMICTMSKNAAERRGFSDAMMLDWRGYVAEATGANVFFVQDGVIHTPDVTHILNGITRQTVIDIAQAKGIEVVVRHIRPEELSTFSECFLTGSAAEVTPVQSIGEYSFTPGDLSLTLMDDYGKLVRRQS
- a CDS encoding 8-amino-7-oxononanoate synthase encodes the protein MDGLADAHRLRRLAPRAGRDFASNDYLGLAASPALRNAVAEALARGVPVGSGGSRLLRGNHPEHEALEAEAAAVFGSAAALYFSSGYAANAALLATLPQRGDLIVHDALIHASAHEGMRLGRAEAVSVPHNDADAFEVVILQWRARGGVGRVWIAVESLYSMDGDRAPLADLAVLADRHDAFLLIDEAHATGVFGPGGRGLAAGLEGRENIITLRTCGKALGCEGALVCADRTVIDFLINRGRGFIFSTAPSPLMAATCRAALTLMQDETRQARQATLMAEAGGLLADRLGIAPTGSQIIPVVLGDDGRTMAVAQALQARGFDVRGIRPPTVPAGTARLRLSLTLNVEMADVEALVEAMQPLLELAT
- the bioD gene encoding dethiobiotin synthase gives rise to the protein MSRFVVTGTNTDIGKTVLAAALTQALDGCYWKPVQAGLEDGTDAQRVAALTGLPDDRILPEAWRLRTPASPHHAADLEGVRIDADALILPACDRPLVIEGAGGALVPLNDEVLFADVFARWGLPVVVCASTALGTINHSLMTLEVLRGRGAPVLGVAFIGAANDSSEEAIVRFGRVKRLGRLPWLESLTPETLRTGFASGFDVGDFA
- a CDS encoding adenosylmethionine--8-amino-7-oxononanoate transaminase → MSPVWHPFTQHGLKEPIPEVMRTEGACLHTADGRRVIDAISSWWVITHGHSHPRLQAAIRSASERFDQIIFAGWTHEPAETLARGLVEITPEPLKHVFYSDSGSTAVEVALKMALGFWANIGQPRHRIVVMQHSYHGDTIGTMSVGERGVFNQAYAPLLFDVATVPFPAAGAEQASLDALDALCRQELRPAAFIVEPLILGAGGMLIYAAETLRAYAEICARHGVLFIADEVMTGWGRTGTLLACDQAGVSPDILCLSKGLTGGALPLAATLATAPIFEAHRSTDRARMFFHSSSYTANPLACAVAAENLAIWCEEPVLARVAALGAAQQAGLDRIADHPALSNPRRLGTIAAVDFDEARGGYLSGRGPWLKAFFAERDLLLRPLGDTVYVMPPYCIDAADLDRVWQAIAEAADAIDAQGTA